One window from the genome of Micromonospora aurantiaca ATCC 27029 encodes:
- a CDS encoding alpha-1,4-glucan--maltose-1-phosphate maltosyltransferase, which translates to MTGRFPIEDVSPVVSCGRYPAKAVVGEVVPVSARAYREGHDALGCNVVWLGPDGAARPFTRMRPGEPGQDRWHATIRPDAVGLWRFAVEAFGDPYLTWQNAVTKKLAAGQGAAELANDLAEGVRVLTAALDLVPRADRDRVREAVRALADDDLDLPRRVSAALDLADLLWEHPVRELVTTGEERTLWVDRPRAIFSAWYEFFPRSEGAVPATVDAPARSGTFATAMERLPGVAAMGFDVLYLPPIHPIGRVNRKGRNNALTAGPDDVGSPWAIGAAEGGHDAIHPDLGTPEDFRDFVAAAAEQGLEVAMDLALQCAPDHPWVTEHPEWFTTRADGSIAYAENPPKKYQDIYPLNFDNDPEGIRAEVLRVVLHWVGEGIRIFRVDNPHTKPFDFWHWLIAEVKKVDPDVLFLAEAFTRPAIMHGLGKIGFTQSYTYFTWRTTAAEMREYCEELVASVDWMRPNFWPNTPDILHSSLQHGGPPMFKIRAVLAALLSPSWGMYAGFELFEHVARPGAEEYLDNEKYELRPRDWDAALAQGRSLAPFVTTLNRVRRDNPALHRLRNLRFHDIDNPALLCWSKHDPETGNTVIVVCSFDSREVQWGNTTLDMPALGLDWHERFTVRDELTGAEYDWGQRNAVRLDPYLQPAHVLTVRRPAAPEPPQPAAPTAAEPEQPTAPDLTVEDVPADLSGGTAPTAPADKDDARWTS; encoded by the coding sequence GTGACTGGACGGTTCCCGATCGAAGACGTCTCCCCCGTCGTCTCCTGCGGTCGCTACCCGGCCAAGGCTGTGGTCGGCGAGGTCGTACCGGTGTCGGCGCGGGCCTACCGCGAGGGCCACGACGCGCTCGGGTGCAACGTGGTCTGGCTCGGCCCGGACGGCGCGGCCCGCCCGTTCACCCGGATGCGCCCGGGTGAACCCGGCCAGGACCGATGGCACGCCACCATCCGCCCGGACGCAGTGGGCCTGTGGCGCTTCGCCGTGGAGGCGTTCGGAGACCCGTACCTCACGTGGCAGAACGCGGTCACGAAGAAGCTCGCCGCCGGCCAGGGCGCGGCCGAGCTGGCGAACGACCTGGCCGAGGGCGTACGGGTGCTCACCGCCGCGCTCGACCTGGTGCCGAGGGCCGACCGTGATCGCGTACGCGAAGCCGTGCGGGCGCTGGCCGACGACGACCTGGACCTGCCGCGGCGGGTGAGCGCGGCGCTGGACCTGGCCGACCTGCTGTGGGAACACCCGGTGCGCGAGCTGGTCACCACCGGCGAGGAGCGCACGCTGTGGGTGGACCGGCCGCGGGCGATCTTCTCCGCCTGGTACGAGTTCTTCCCCCGCTCCGAGGGCGCGGTCCCGGCCACAGTCGACGCGCCCGCGCGTTCCGGCACGTTCGCCACCGCTATGGAGCGACTGCCGGGTGTCGCGGCGATGGGTTTCGACGTGCTCTACCTGCCGCCGATCCACCCGATCGGCCGGGTCAACCGCAAGGGCCGCAACAACGCGCTCACCGCCGGGCCGGACGACGTGGGCTCGCCGTGGGCGATCGGCGCGGCCGAGGGCGGCCACGACGCCATCCACCCCGATCTGGGTACGCCTGAGGACTTCCGCGACTTCGTCGCGGCCGCCGCCGAGCAGGGGCTGGAGGTGGCGATGGACCTGGCGTTGCAGTGCGCGCCGGATCACCCGTGGGTCACCGAGCACCCGGAGTGGTTCACCACCCGGGCCGACGGCAGCATCGCGTACGCGGAGAACCCGCCGAAGAAGTACCAGGACATCTATCCGCTGAACTTCGACAACGACCCGGAGGGCATCCGGGCCGAGGTGCTGCGGGTGGTGCTGCACTGGGTCGGCGAGGGCATCCGGATCTTCCGGGTCGACAACCCGCACACCAAGCCGTTCGACTTCTGGCACTGGCTGATCGCCGAGGTCAAGAAGGTCGACCCGGACGTGCTGTTCCTGGCCGAGGCGTTCACCCGGCCGGCGATCATGCACGGGCTCGGCAAGATCGGCTTCACCCAGTCGTACACCTATTTCACCTGGCGCACGACGGCGGCCGAGATGCGGGAGTACTGCGAGGAGCTGGTCGCCTCGGTCGACTGGATGCGGCCGAACTTCTGGCCCAACACGCCTGACATCCTGCACTCGTCGTTGCAGCACGGCGGCCCGCCGATGTTCAAGATCCGGGCGGTGCTGGCGGCGCTGCTGTCCCCCTCGTGGGGCATGTACGCGGGGTTCGAGCTGTTCGAGCACGTCGCGCGCCCCGGTGCCGAGGAGTACCTGGACAACGAGAAGTACGAGCTGCGGCCCCGGGACTGGGACGCCGCGCTGGCGCAGGGCCGGTCGCTGGCGCCGTTCGTCACCACGCTGAACCGGGTACGCCGGGACAACCCCGCCCTGCACCGGCTGCGCAACCTGCGGTTCCACGACATCGACAACCCGGCGCTGCTGTGCTGGTCGAAGCACGACCCGGAAACCGGCAACACGGTGATCGTGGTCTGCTCGTTCGACTCACGCGAGGTGCAGTGGGGCAACACCACGCTCGACATGCCGGCGCTCGGCCTGGACTGGCACGAGCGGTTCACCGTGCGCGACGAGCTGACCGGCGCCGAGTACGACTGGGGGCAGCGCAACGCGGTGCGCCTCGACCCGTACCTGCAACCGGCGCACGTGCTCACAGTGCGCCGCCCGGCCGCACCCGAGCCCCCGCAGCCGGCCGCGCCGACCGCCGCCGAGCCGGAGCAGCCGACCGCGCCCGACCTGACAGTGGAAGACGTGCCCGCCGACCTCTCCGGCGGCACCGCCCCGACCGCACCGGCCGACAAGGACGACGCCCGATGGACCAGCTGA